CGGTACCAAGATCCCGATGTTCATCGTCTCCAAGAAGAACCTGAACCTCAACGGATCACACCCGGCGCTGCTGTTCGGCTACGGCGGCTTCGGCATGAGCATGACGCCGCAGTTCAGCGTGACCCGCGTCGTCCTCATGAGGAACCTCGGGTTCGTGACGTGCGTCGCCAACatcaggggcggcggcgagtaCGGCGAGGGCTGGCACAGGGCCGGGTCGCTGGCGAACAAGCAGAACTGCTTCGACGACttcatcgccgccggcgagttCCTCGTCGCCGCGGGGTACACCAACCCGACGAGGCTGTGCATCGAGGGCGGCAGCAACGGGGGGCTCCTGGTAGCCGCCTGCCTGAATCAGGTCAGTAGTCTTGATCGTGTCGTGCTGTGTCAGTTCATGGTTTTGGTGCGGAGGAGAAATGAGCGGGGACTTGGACTTGTGGTTGCAGCGGCCTGATCTGTTCGGGTGTGCTCTGGCTCATGTGGGGGTGATGGACATGCTTCGGTTCCACAAGTTCACCATAGGTTCCGCCTCTGTTCCTGAAAACCACGACTTGTTACAAAACTAGTTTTGCTTCAGCTATGGTGACATCTCATGGGGTGTGCTCCTCCTCTGCATCTGCACAGGCCGTGCTTGGACCTGCGACTTTGGATGCTCGGAGAACGAGGAAGAATTCCATTGGCTTATCAAGTACGTATGACACAGTTTCATTATCTGAAAGTCTGAACGTCGGGGCAACATAGCTTTGCCTGTCGTCAATTCGTCATCGCTCTTACTCACTGCTGAATCTACCGATGGTGCAGGTACTCTCCTCTCCACAACGTGCGGCGGCCGTGGGAGGAGAAGGGTGACGACGACCCCCGTCGCCGCGTGTGCTGGGGCGGGCAGTACCCTCCGACGATGCTGCTGACGGCGGACCACGACGACCGCGTGGTGCCGTCGCACACGCTCAAGTTCCTCGCGGTACGTACGTGATACTACAGTCCAGTTGGGGGTCTGcctctgtttctttctttccacCTAGGAGGGCTCGTTCCCGTCTCAACCTATCCAATCCGCCAATCCTGCAGACGCTGCAGCACGTCCTGCGCGCGGGCGCGGAGGGCAGCCCGCAGACGAACCCCATCATCGGCCGGATCGAGCGCAAGAGCGGCCACGGCTGCGGACGCTCCACGCAGAAGATCGTATGCTCTGCCTCTCTCGAGCGCCTCTGCAACGGCGCAACGCCTGATCTTGTGCTCGCTCCAATCCCTTACTTGACCTGAATCGCTCTGTTCTGTTTGTCAGATCGACGAGGCGGCGGATCGGTACGCGTTCGCTGCGAAGATGATGGGCGTGTCTTGGATCGATTGAGAGCCTCCGACGGCCTCACCCCCACCATGCGAAGTTGGCAGGCGGCCCTTTGCTAGTACTAGCAGGCTACTAGATTGAACCGGTATTGAGGCTATAACGTGATGTACTGTATAACTGCCCGGGTCGACTCGACACGGCTTACATGATGtgtacatactccctccgtataggaaaataaAATCGTTTTGGATAATATTTGGGTtaaacattgggaatataaatcatgaataacttttaagttgttgagtttggaaatgtgaaagccatataaatagattgtcttgaaaaatactttcataaaaatatacatatatcactttttgataaatatttttataaaaacaatGAGTCAAAGTAATACTTtgcagcctgttcgcttcagcttataagccggctgaaaagctgaaacggctgatttgttgtgagaggaaaacactgtttggtggctgataagccggctgaataagctgaagcgaacaggctatTGAAGACCTtgtcgctgtccaaaacgactCCCGAGGGAGTATAAATAACATACTCATTCTGATTGAACACTTCTTGGCTCTCGAGAATTGTTACCGCCACGCCAGGTCCCATCCCAAACAAGGGAAACGTGTGCGTCTGCGCATCCACCTGATTCCGTCATCCAAGACCAGCACCGCGTAGAGAACAATTCTCGAACGCGTGCCCTAGCCGGACTCaccccacgccgccggccaatTTCTGCAGCCAAGGCACCTCACCTCGCCCACAGCACAACGTAACCCCCCCAATTCGCGTGGCGGAGTTCAGATTGCAGTTCCTTCCGGcaatcccgccgccgcccagccacacgccgcgccgcgccgccagccgccgcacgCGGGTGGCGCGATGCCGAAGAAGATGGGCGTGAACTCCAAGGCGGAGGCGGCCCGCGAGCGGCGATCCGCCACGGAGGCCGACCGCCGCGACCGCCAGGAGCGCGCCAAGGAGGAGCAGTACTGGGCCGAGGCCGAGGGCCCCAAgtcccgcgccgcgcgccgccgggaggaggacgccgagaagcgcgccgaggccgcggcgcgCAAGGCCGAGaaccgccgcctcgccgaggccgaggccgcggccgtggcggcgtccGCGTCGGCGCCGTCCAAGGCCGCCGCGCGCAAGGCGTCCCGCGtcgcggccccgccgcccaaGGTCACCGAGGCCGAGCTCACGCGCCTCCGCGAGGAGGAGAGGCTCCGCCTCGagcgggaggcggaggcagcCAAGAAGCGGGCCGCCCGgatggccgaggaggaggagtacgAGCGCGTCGTCCTAGTCGCCAACACCAACAGGGACGACTCCCTCATCGAGGCCAGGTCGGTAGAGGAGGCCATCGCGCGGATGTCGGTTGTCGATCCGCAGGCGGCACTGCCCGCTGACAAGCATCCTGAGCGGCGCCTCAAGTCGTCCTTCAAGGTACAataatttgaccaaaatttgccATCCCCCTTTACTCTAAATTGTTTCCAGCTATTTGAAACTTTGTAAATCATTTAGAAAATATAAATCTACAATTCTAGATATGTTGGAAAAATCAAACTGTTGTCTAATTCTACCATTGAATGGTCATTAGGTTATATGCTAGTGTTTGGTTCATCTGACCTGTGAGGCTGTGCAATTGAAAAGGTTAAAAATGATTTAGTAATTGGCCAAGTGTTTCCTGTGATGTATGGCTTATCTTCATCATCAGTAGATACAATTAACTTTGATTTTTTTCTAAAGTAGGAGGCGGATGGGGTCAATACCTGATCCATTAGGTGTAACAGACTTCTTGTAGACACTGTCTTCATGGTTGAGATGCGATATCAAAATCAATACTGCAATAGGATTGTACATTTTTTTCCTGCTCTAGGCTGTTCCTGCTTGTGATTGTCCTCAGGaatatgcatatgcataatgCCTTTTGGTTTGATTCCTACTTTGTCATGGTATCAAAATTTGAGAATTGTAAAAAATGTACAATAGTAGCTG
This portion of the Setaria viridis chromosome 7, Setaria_viridis_v4.0, whole genome shotgun sequence genome encodes:
- the LOC117863897 gene encoding uncharacterized protein codes for the protein MPKKMGVNSKAEAARERRSATEADRRDRQERAKEEQYWAEAEGPKSRAARRREEDAEKRAEAAARKAENRRLAEAEAAAVAASASAPSKAAARKASRVAAPPPKVTEAELTRLREEERLRLEREAEAAKKRAARMAEEEEYERVVLVANTNRDDSLIEARSVEEAIARMSVVDPQAALPADKHPERRLKSSFKAFEEAELPKLKEEKPGLTLNQYKDMIWKLWKKSPDNPLNQAAE